The Toxotes jaculatrix isolate fToxJac2 chromosome 17, fToxJac2.pri, whole genome shotgun sequence genomic interval ACCAGCAGCATGGCCTTGCCTTTGGTCTGCAGGCTGCGGGGGTCTGTTAAGGGCTGATCATCAGGAAAACATTGGGCCACACCTTTTTGCAGGACGATCAGGGCCTGGTGCACATCTCCCTGATGACAGACCAACACAGAAGAGTTTtttagtgttgttttgtgtatgtgcgtgtctgtgtacAGTGAGATTTGCAGATTCAAAATACAAAGCGAAAAGTATCCCAGCaggcaaaacaacacacaagaaATCTGGTCCCTACTCTGTATTTATACTGTAGGCTGCTTTTACCTTGGACCAAAGCCACTTGGCCTTCTCAGTCACTAGCTCGGCCGGATGTGTGTTCTCTGCGTTCAGAAGAGCGTTGAAAGCcgtctggtggtgtcctgcctTCCTGGCCACTCGAGCGCTCTGTAGCCAGCACTCCTCTACCAGCTCCtgacacacagacctgcagagcAAATGCAAGAACTGGATTTGTGATGTGGTCTGGACTTGGGTAACTGGCACAGACTTTGTTCAGATTTACACGCTTTGACAGCTTTTATTGAATaattaatagaaaaaaagacacagaccaAGGAGCCTGTAGGTGTACGCATAAGTTAAGTCATACGCATAAGTCAAAAAAGGATTATATATCtaagaaacaaacactgacatgttgATATTGTTCAGACATTTCTTAGGttacatcaagaaaaaaatgcagagggACATAATGAGGAGAGAGCTGGACATGTGATAATGTAACTTAagtaataatgtgtgtgtgtgtgtctgcagatatGTCCTTACTGTGATCCCAGACTGAGCAGGGCACGACGGAGAGCCAGGACTGGCTCCTTGGCCCTAAAGGAATTCTGGGTCATCTCCAGTCGATCTGACCAATGGGGCGGCAGCTGGCTGAGACTGGGGGCAGAGCGTTCCTTCTGTTTCTGCAGCTCAGTAAAAGTGTGCTCCAACTCGCTTAGCATGTGGAgcctaaacacacagacacagtttttaGAATCACAAGTCTTTGCTGCTGATGACCAAGGACTGACAACAGACCTAAACCACAGACCTGACAATATACTCGTATCCTCGCTGGTAGGTTCCACACTCATAGCTGGCTGCAGACAGAGGGACGACCTGTTCCTTCCTCACGAGCTTCAGCTTCTCATAGAAAGCCTCGCCATCCTGCTTCTTAGCTGACAACAGCAACTGGCCGAGCCGAACGCCCCAGGTATTGGACTGACTGTCTGGAGTCACAAGTGCAAATAGCAGTGCAATTACTGCTCaggcattttgttgttttgtgtagaaaatgtcaacaataatgaaaaatacacatcacAAGTTACCAAAGCTAAACAAAGTGTCATCTTCAGGTTGCTTACCTGAACTTAAGTAATCCTCCAGCAGGTCCCATTTCCCAAGTTTCCAGGCTGCTTCCACTCTGTAAGTGTTGAGCTCCGATTTCCACTGGTGCCTAAATGTGTACACAAAGTTCAGTTCACTTGAACCTAAGTTAGTTAAATACCACAATTAGTTTAATGGCTACGCACAATAACATCCAGCAATGTACCTGCCACATCCTTTTTGATTAACCTACATGTTATTTAAGTAGTAACATGTAGATACTAGATACTAGTTACTAGAGGTCAAGGCACAAAATCAACATAAACATTATGATAAACAATTGATTTGTTCCCCATCTACAGTTAAAGTGTGTTTAACTTTGCTTACCCTTAGTGAGGAATCAGGGCCATAAGtgattgttgtttctgtttttgtgtgtgtgtgtgtgtgtgtgtgtgtgtgtgtgtgtgtgtgtgtgtgtgtgtgtgcgtgtctcacTTGTTGGCCAGTACTCCATTAACCTGAGTGATGACTGTGGACAGCTGTCCCAGGCCGAGCATAGAGGTCATCACCCCATGATAGTGACCAATCTATACACAAAGGGACAGTGAAAACGATCAAATAGAGAAAGAATTCAAGAAAGACACAACAGTGtaagaaaacatacacacaagcgCTATGTGAACactggtgtgcgtgtgtgtacctGGTCTGACTCCAGTTGTATAGCCCGGTCGTAACAGGCGGTGGCATCTCGGAGCAGGCCAATGCTCTCATGCTCCAGTATCTGTTCCCTTAGCGACGGCGCTTCCCTCCTCAGGGCGTTGACCCCCCTCACTCCATCAGGCTCATGCATTGCAGCATACAGTGTCTGCGACAaccaacacacaccaaaatGTATCTCATACATTCACAGAGTTGCAACTTTCCTTCAACCACAACTCTGTCAAACAACATGGACTAAAAGTAGTTAACTATCAAACTGCATCAGCAAAGATTTTTTAGTTCACTACACTCTTACTCACCTGCAGGAAGGTGAGATGGTCCTGGATGTTCTCTTTATTTTCGAGGATGTAGGCTTCAAAGTGCATGAGGGCACGGGTGTATGCTTTGGATCGCAGAGAGGCCTTGGCCAGGAGGTCCTGTGGAATACCCTTCAGGAAGGCCACCACACGCTGATAATCCCCACTCTCTGGGataacacatttcacacacagttcATCGAAACTGAGATGCAAGTGTTTTTGAACTTATCACTGACTACCTCAGatattgtgtgtattgtgtataCTGGGGGAACAAGTCTCTTACCGTTGTGTTTGGATTTGGAGTAGAGGATGTGGCGGCTCCACTGTGTGAGGTGAGACAACATGCTGAACACGGTTTGAATGCTGAGCTGTGATAGGCTCGAGGCTGTCTCTTGGACGCACACCCGTCCTCGTCCATCACCCTCTGTTAGTACAGCCAGCATCTCCTCCGTTACCTGGAAGAAGGTGTGTTATTATTGAAACGTCTTCTTATCTTCTTGTGCGTGAGTGAACGTACAGACGTGTCCTCACCTCTTGTTGCTCTGAAGGTGTGCAGCCCAGCAGCATGTACAGCAGAATATGAGGCAGCAGGTAGATTGTGACCTTGTAGTCGTGTTTGATGatgaaactgcagcagctgaacaccTTACTGGCCAGCTCATGTCTCACCTGGAGAAACACAAAACCAGCTGCTAAAACCTGTGACTTGaaggacaaagagacaaaagctGGGCCGTTCGGCTCTGCTAAATTCAAAGAAAGCTCGGCTAACCTTGCTGATGAGGTATCCGGCCCAGGTggctgaccaatcagagaacCTGCTGCCTCTGTTGCTTAAGTACACTGGCTTCTTCAGTTTAGACCAGTTCACCTGCTTCTGGCTGCTCTTATATCTGCAGGTGGAcagggaagaaagaagaaagagaaggaaagaaggaggacaaagaagaaaaataagtaTCACTTGAGGGATTTCATCTGCTGAATTTTTGTGGACCATTACAAGAAAGGATCAGCACCTGCTGTTGAGGTGAGGCTCCAGTATTTCTTGGATCTGCTCTGGGAACCTCCTCCACAGACGCCGACCTGCAGAGTCGGCCCGTCCCTCACGACACTCAAAGATAGACAGCAGCTCCTACAGTGCCAATGAAAGCAAAAGACATAGATAAACATACAATAGATAAAagccaaaacagagagaggcacactctatgtgtgtgtgtgtacctgaatAGCATAGGCAGCTGAGTCCTGTGCTCTCACATCATCAGCATAAGCCAGGAAAGTCCTGGTGAGTTCAGTCAGCAGGTCATGGGCAAAGTTGGCATCATCAACCCCACTCTGTAATGcaggaaaacatttacatatttcaGTGACTGTGATTGTGTATGGCTATGTGCGCATATTGTGCTATTAGATACACTCTGTTAATGTATTATACATTGCTCAGAGATGGTCAAGCCTAGCTTACCACAAATGTGTTGCCGTCaccatgggtgtgtgtgtgcgacaaGTCCAGACGTCCCGGGTCCACGGCCCCCAGCTCCCCCAGACACTCCCCACAGAGGAGTCTGGCCTCTGGGGACGAGTCCTGGCAGCCCTTCAACAACACTGACACCAAGTTGGAGATGACTGGCTCCACCGCTTCACTTGCACAAACCTGCCGCAGCAGCCACTCCTGCagtccacaacacacacacacacaaaaaaaaatttattgtAAAGTATGGAGCATTACAGTTTATTTGCAGGACTGTGGCCAGGTAGGTGTCAAAGACAAGTAGTATACAAGCAACAAGTTTACTTTGTTGAGACCTCATCTAACAACATGCACCTGCGGGTTACAGTACCTGCTTGCTGTGCATCATGTCCCTGAGGCTGGTGAGTGCATGAATCCTCACGTCAACGTTTTCATGTTGCACGGCTCTCATAGAGAGCTGCAGCGCTGCGGCCAGGTCgctgctgctggctgtcagCTGGGTGGAATCAGACAGGACATATCACTATTTGTTGTATATTTTCAACTTTAACACCAATATTTGTTGCTGTATACTATCCTTCATTGCACTCATAATAATCATGACCATCCCTACATCCATACTGACCTTCTTGTAATCCTGCAGAACAGTGTGGATGTCCTTTAACTCGGGGTGGTCTGGTAGAAAGTAAATCTCGTGGAGGTAGTCGTTGACTTCTTCCCTGTAACAGATTTAGCTGCATTAAATCACAGACACTTTTCTTTGGGTTCACTCAAAGTTTTTGATGTTGCAAACATTTTTAAGGGATAATGACAGTGTCGCAAGTCTTTGCAAAGCACAAATCACTGTAATGTGTGGACTCACAAGAAAGAATGGTGAAAAATGGTGATTGACCATGTTTTAAGAAAGTAGGAAAACcgtgaaaaatactgtttagtTTTCAATTGATGGGTTCAATGTTtaactttgtctgtgtgtgtgtgtgttacctgttgtCCAGTATGAGGAAATGGATAATGGCAGAGGTCTCTTTGGGCTGCAGAGGGATCAAGGGGAGGAGAGCAACAATCACATGACTCAGTAGAGGGCCCAGGTGTGCAGGCTCCACGCTCCTCACAAAACAATCCCAGGTCCTGTTCGCACAGGCAGTAGACAAAGATAGTTGATTAAAGGTCTTATGAAGTTTGTAATCAAAGGCTTACATATGGTTGTTTTGGTCAGTCGGCTGGTAAATATATTTAAAAGGAGACATGGTTACGTTTAAGTATTATTGTTGAGTTTGAGTATAGGTTTGATGTGGTAAATGCCAGAGTGAGGGTCTGAGCGTGTACTGActggcagcagagcagagggaagtCCTCTCTGTATCGGAGGCCGGTGCGGAGCGTTGTCATCATCTTCACTCTGACAGAGCTGATGTGTTTGGAGCCCATCAGTCGCATCAGAGCCATCACACTTGTCAAAGCCtgcacagagaagagaaaacagacgAGGCCTGTTACAAATCAAGAGGAGCTGCAGTGGACAAACGACATTTCCCCACTCAGACACAAAATGCTTTTAAGTGAAAGGATCTGAGTGATTCTCACTAAACTAAATGGACACTACGAGGGCCTCATTAAACCCTCTGACTATCGTGATAGGTTGTTAAATATGCAGTTATTAGATTAGTTCTCAGTAGTGGATCACTCACCAGCTTTTTGCGGTCCTTCTCTCCTGCGCTGGAGCTGAGCAGCTGCATGTTGAAAAAGGCGAGAATTCCCAGCAGCTTCGGCTGAAGGTAGTCAGCCTGCCGCACAGTGAAAGACAGACAATTGACAAACTTTGTAATTATTATAATTTGTAAGACTGAGTTACATTTGAGCATATCtgttataaaaaatataaataaaataaacaaataaataaaaaactccAAACTATCTATTTAGTCAAAGCACAACATAAGGGTGTCAAACCGTATGTTACACTGGAATGTACCATGTGTTCGGGGGTAGTGATGTCTCTGGGACCCCGGTACGGGTCATCATTGGATGCAAAGGAGGCCAGGATTGCCAGGCCATTGAACACCTACGGTAAACAGAATCATAAAACATACATGGGAAAGATAACTAGTTTTTAAAGCACATAAGTGAAGACTTTGCAGGGGAATTTGAgttttcatgtgtctgtgtctcaacCTGCTGGTAGTGCTCTCCAAGGCGCAGCAGCAGCTCGTTGTGGAGACCCTGGAAGTCTTGCCTTAGCAGGGAACCCAGTTCaatctctgtctcactctgcgAGGACATtaggaaaacaaacataaatcatTCTGGTAATCTAATTATTTACTGCTGAGAACAACCATTTATTTAATGACCTTGTCAGAGAAGGTCTTTCAACACAGCTGGGACCAACCTGTAGGTAGTGGAAGgccctctccagctcctccttggTGCAGGAACAGACCAGATGGCTGAAGATGTATTTGAAGTTGTTGATCAGGATCTCTCTCCTGTTTGCCTTCAGCTCATTGGCCAATGTACGGATGAGGGAGGAGCCTGTAGAGCTTGCCTTTGCTGCCAGGTAGGGCAGCAGCACCTGGAGGGTCCTCTGCATATACAAGTGagcacaaaaatataaatgctTGGAAGACCAGGCGGAAGAAGGTTTTGTTTGTGAGAATGGCTGCGTGCATGACTGAACATACAGTGAGGAAGCGGTGGAGGTCTGGGAAGTCAAAAGCGTGAGCAATCTGAGCCAGGATGTCCAGGGCCAgctctctctgattggctgactcgCTGCCTTGGTCAGGCGTGCTCCGCAGGGCTGATGCATGACGCGAGTGCAGCGACTCCACCAGGAACTACGTACAGatacagaggaagagacaattaattattatttacagCAATACCCACCAGATGGCCTAAAATCTTTCCAACAGCAACTTCTGCATTGAATTTAAGAAGATTTTATACCTGGCAAATGGGGTTCTTGTACTGACTGAAGAGAGTTTGCAGTTTAAGGCCTTTGGCGGCAGCCAGAGCTCTGATCTGAGTGTAAGCTGCTACAGACACCGGGGACGACTTGGACAGCAGACAGTGGAGCAGCCGCAGCAGAGAGAACGACACCAAACTACCCTGAGATGCTCTGACAGAAGATGAGAGGgatggaaaaacaaatgaataaacaaattcaACCAAAATAGTGTTTTATAAAGCACTTTTCAGAACTGTACTTTAGGAACAGTGCCTATAAAAAGTATTCACCCCTTTGgatgttttccccttttactgCTTTTATAAATGAATCATGGTCAATATAACTTGACATTAAAAACTCTTTAAcgtcaaagagaaaacagatttcTAAGTAATGTATTATATTGACCATGATTCCATTTacaaaagcaataaaaacagaacacattCAAGCCACTGTATATTACCTAACTAGAGTGACAGTGGCAGTAATATAGATAGTGTATAATCTATACCTGCCAATTTCTCCAGTAGTCAGGATGAGAGTGTTGCGCAGGTCGTCGTCTCTGTTGAGCTTAGCGTTGTTGAAAGCCTCCTTGAGACGTGCAATCAGGAGCTGGATAGTGAGAAGAAGAGACGTATAAACCCACcgaaattttaaatttaacactGCACCTCATGCTCACATTTTCTGCTCTTCATATTTATAATGAAAACGTTTTAGTTTCAGTGCAAAGCATAGATGTTTGAGTCTTACCACTGAAATGATTTACCTCACTCAGACAGCCCTGCTCGGAGTTTCTTGTGGTCTCCGTTAGCAGGAAACGTACTGATCGGCTGAAACGTATTCTGACCACGGGATCTGAGTCCTCCATCAGACCAATCAGAGCACAGAGAACTGCGCGAGAGTCGCTGTCTCCACCAGTCAGATTCACATGTTGGCAGAGGTGGGGCAGAGCTTCTAGGAAAGCTGGAACAGTGAAATACATAATTAAGATCGCTGCTTTCCTACCAAACCTGTATGCAATAATACTGCACTagaaaataactgaataatAAAGACAATCACAGCTGTGCACTGTCAAGTATACTGAAGTAAACACACTTTTCTGCAGACTGGGTATCATGTAAGCTCATTATtgaagaaaatattaaatataaaatccAAAACACCTTGTTTGACACTACTTGGAGCTTCATGTCTGAGCAACGGCAGAAAGGGCTTGACAACAGTTGCACGGAGGGATGGAGAAGCATTCCCAGCATGCTCCGTTGCAAGgctgaggcagaggcagaggattTTGGATGGACAGGTGGACTCTGCGTGAGTGTCACTGAGCAGGGAGAGCTCTGATTGGATACAGCTCAGCTGACCGATGGCCCTCGCGACCTCCTTTCTCACCTGTTCTGAACTGTCCTCCAGCCTGGAACTGAAAATTTCCAGTTTACACAATGAAATAAGTCATACTCCAAAAGATAAACCCGACAATGAAAAGCAAAGCGTGGGAGTGTACGTACAGCAGAGTTCTGCTGATGAGGTCCTGATGAGTATTTCCCAggtggtgaagaagaagaggaaaggccTTGACCGCTGCCGCTCTCACCACCTCATCTGGATTCTGCAGCGccttggaaaacacacacacgcgccaGGTCTCACACACACCGCGACGCAGGATAGCCAGCAGCGACACACAGTTCACCTGGACCTCAGACActggaaagacacacaaattGGACGTTAAGTTTTCACAATGATATCACAGCCTGGTGAAGTCATTTAAATTTAGGATTCCTTAAGTGATTGTGAACTTGCGTCCTGATTTCACAAAACTGATCCAGACATCAGCTGCAGGCGACAACAAATTCATCTAAAATGTTACTGTGTGGTGATGCTGTAGGGATACTCACAGTAGCAGTGGCTTAATCTTTGAGCCAAGGCAGAAAGCCAGGAGGGGAATCCTGAACTCTTGTAGGCTGAGGCAGACTTGTTCTCGCAAACCCAGGGAAGAGATaagagagcacacacacgcCGCTGGAGCCCATCCTCACTCTGGCTGTTCactatattcacacacacacatacacacacacacacaagaggtgGACAAAATGAATTGTCATCATACTTTTGTCAAAAGGATGTGCTCTGGAGCTGACAGTGTGATTTTATTGTGACataaaaaacagataaataaatccACAAGATCTGCATGTTTAATGTGTCTGTCCTTACTTGTCAGGTACAAGACCGAGTCAAGGATCTCGACAGTCGCCTGGACAGCAGACTGAAAGTAGTTCTGGTTTGAGACAGGCTGAGAGCCTCCTTctaacactgactgacagctcttCAGAGCCCTGCCCAGAGTCTCAGTAGGCACCCAGAGGGGAGCAGAAGAACTGttaacacaaagacagagaaagaaagagtgaaaggaTCAGAATATGTGACAAAGACCTGTCACAAAAGTGCAGCACGTCAGCAAATTAAGATATTGATCTAATCAGttgattaaaagaaaacaatagaaAGTTGGCATTTCTACATGAGAAAGGAGAAGACAAAGTttaagaaagagtgaaagaatgaCACGATATGTAAACAGTTCATTACTTGgtgggagaggagcagagggctGCCAGGTGGAGCGTGAGGGCCAGACCcttcagagcagagagagtctgtgtGCTTTCAGGTTCAACAGAGTCTGAGTTCAAAAGCgtcagcagctcctccagccGACTGTTCACCACAGCCCAGACCTCGCTCCGGACACGCATGTCCAAAGCACTTaggacacagagacacgtgattgttaaaatgtcaagatcttttttttttttgtttgtttaaaaacagaaGATCTGGTTTATTGATTTATGATCAAACTTTACTGGCAATTCCTAAAACTATGTGAGTAAGTGACTGTTTAATTTGCTTGAAAAAACTAGCTtcagctaatttttttttttatggcattttgcaCCTGCAAGCTGTTTTCATCAAAGGCATAATGTATATATCGCAACACTAAGCCTGACAAGTGGTACGTAATAATAGAAAACAGTTTGAACGTTTATGAACTCACGctgatgatgtttttgttgttttgctgacaGAGGTACGGGCAGATTTGCAGGATTTCTTGGCAGCAGTCTCTCCATCTCCTGAGTCCTGCATCACCACAGCTGTCTCAGCCTTCAGTGCGGCTCGGAGAAACCCCTCTGCACACTGCAAAACACATGCAATACAGATATTATAAAGATGGCCAGAGTAAAAAGTCGTGACACATACTGTACCAGAAAGATAGattttaaaaagtcatacttcggCTTGATTTTCTGTTCCAACGGTGCCTGCCAGAGTCCTGCTGACTTCAGTGACTCTCTGTCTCCTTAACAATGCAGCACTCTCATAAACTGGGACAACAGATAGCAAGAAGGTGAACAGCAGGCAAAGTGATTCAGTAACCTCTGTCCCCAGCTTGACGCCTGCTCCTCCGAgtgtacaaacacactcaaacatttgTGAGAGATAGATGGgctcaaagtgtgtgtgagaggcatCTGACGATTGAAACACACAGCGAGTCAGGTGTAGCAGCTCCCCTTCATAGGGCTGTTTCTCATCTAAGCATGTGTTTGCTGTGCATGTATAGTAGTGTGTTTCCAGCAACTGAAGATAGGCTGTGAAGAATTCATGGCCCTGCATCTCAGGAAACCCTCCCAGCTCCACCAGTTGCCTCAGCATCACCATGGAGATCTTCCTCAGGCTGGTGCTGCCGTTGGCCAGGAAGGAGCAAGCCGTCTCCCAGGCCACACTCAGGTCATGACGGGAAACCACTCCCCTCAGGGCATCAGTTATGACGCCAACTGTCACGGCAGTCAGCGACTCCAGTGCAGCGGGCGAAGAGagtaaaagaggagaaggagtgaGGTACGAGGAGGCACAACCAGGTGAGATACTGAAGCACTGGAGGGTTACAGGCCATTGGTTCTGTGTGTGAATGCCTAAAGTGTGTCCTCGTCCTGCAAGTTTGTAAATGTGGATGTACAGGATGTTGCTGAGGTCCTGGGCCAGAAATATAAGTTCCTGAGTGAGGTGACTGAAGATGAATGGTGCCCTGACTCTCAGAGTGTGAAGTAAggagcacaacacagcagagacCCGCCCGTGGATGACGTCACAGTCTGGAGCTGCTGCCACACGAAGCAAACGCACTGCCACCCACTTACTGAAGTCTGAATGAAAGGAGGCATGAATAGACATCAgagtggaaaacaaagagagaaacacaaataacCACACTTATATCATATTCTTAGCATATTTTTTAATCTCAGATATCTTTATTGTAATATTGTAAGGCTGTAATGAGTGTGTCCTACTGGTACAGCTCCGTGTGGTGTCTGGATACTCAGCAGGCTGGCAGGCAGGACTGGCAAACATCAGAGATGAGGATTTGACTATATGCTGCACAAAGTCCAGTAGCATCACACAGGGTGGCTCTGAACTGGACTTCTTATTCAGCCCCAGAGCAACTGGAAGAACACAGATGTTAAATCTGAAAGGTCACACACTGACTAACAGGTTCGATTAGGAATAGGAGAAATGCATATTAGTTAAGATACAAAACAACAATTATAACACAAACAATAATGTACTATGCTGtcaggtgtttctgttgttgtgtccACCTCCTGTATGCGCTTGGCACTCGTGACTTACCGACATCCACATCCGTCAGTATCCTGTCAATGAACTGGCAGAGGATCTGCCGAGGTTTTTGCACCGCCTGATCGTACTCAGCCGCGCTGGCACTGCCAATACCAACATGGTCTTACGTTATTTATAGAAACATGGCACAACAAAGTCTTTCACTAACGTCGGTAAGTGCCTTGTGATTAAAAAGGAGGGCTCGGTTCAACCTGAAGCAGTTTCAGAATCTGACATATTGTTAACAGCTTAGCTTAGCCAAACGTAGCCGGTTACTCACCTAGCTAGCTCCTGAAGAGCCGGTATCATCGCGGACATCTCCAGTCCCTCCATTTTTACAGCAGCTTGTTGTTTCGATATGTTAACAACTTCGTCAAGACATTATATCAACGATTTGTCGGGCAGTTTTAACCAGGACACTACCACCTCTCCCGTGCATGCTGCCATGTCTTTCGAAAACTTTCGCTCCAAAATGACGTTTTTGTTTTGCTACGGCAGCCACCGAGGGTCACCACACCCAAATAAACACTCGAACGTTGAATTGCTCCCCCTGGCTTTTTGTCAACTACTTCCCATAAGAGTGAAGTATAATACAATG includes:
- the atr gene encoding serine/threonine-protein kinase ATR, which translates into the protein MEGLEMSAMIPALQELASASAAEYDQAVQKPRQILCQFIDRILTDVDVVALGLNKKSSSEPPCVMLLDFVQHIVKSSSLMFASPACQPAEYPDTTRSCTNFSKWVAVRLLRVAAAPDCDVIHGRVSAVLCSLLHTLRVRAPFIFSHLTQELIFLAQDLSNILYIHIYKLAGRGHTLGIHTQNQWPVTLQCFSISPGCASSYLTPSPLLLSSPAALESLTAVTVGVITDALRGVVSRHDLSVAWETACSFLANGSTSLRKISMVMLRQLVELGGFPEMQGHEFFTAYLQLLETHYYTCTANTCLDEKQPYEGELLHLTRCVFQSSDASHTHFEPIYLSQMFECVCTLGGAGVKLGTEVTESLCLLFTFLLSVVPVYESAALLRRQRVTEVSRTLAGTVGTENQAECAEGFLRAALKAETAVVMQDSGDGETAAKKSCKSARTSVSKTTKTSSAALDMRVRSEVWAVVNSRLEELLTLLNSDSVEPESTQTLSALKGLALTLHLAALCSSPTNSSAPLWVPTETLGRALKSCQSVLEGGSQPVSNQNYFQSAVQATVEILDSVLYLTMNSQSEDGLQRRVCALLSLPWVCENKSASAYKSSGFPSWLSALAQRLSHCYLSEVQVNCVSLLAILRRGVCETWRVCVFSKALQNPDEVVRAAAVKAFPLLLHHLGNTHQDLISRTLLSRLEDSSEQVRKEVARAIGQLSCIQSELSLLSDTHAESTCPSKILCLCLSLATEHAGNASPSLRATVVKPFLPLLRHEAPSSVKQAFLEALPHLCQHVNLTGGDSDSRAVLCALIGLMEDSDPVVRIRFSRSVRFLLTETTRNSEQGCLSELLIARLKEAFNNAKLNRDDDLRNTLILTTGEIGRASQGSLVSFSLLRLLHCLLSKSSPVSVAAYTQIRALAAAKGLKLQTLFSQYKNPICQFLVESLHSRHASALRSTPDQGSESANQRELALDILAQIAHAFDFPDLHRFLTRTLQVLLPYLAAKASSTGSSLIRTLANELKANRREILINNFKYIFSHLVCSCTKEELERAFHYLQSETEIELGSLLRQDFQGLHNELLLRLGEHYQQVFNGLAILASFASNDDPYRGPRDITTPEHMADYLQPKLLGILAFFNMQLLSSSAGEKDRKKLALTSVMALMRLMGSKHISSVRVKMMTTLRTGLRYREDFPLLCCQTWDCFVRSVEPAHLGPLLSHVIVALLPLIPLQPKETSAIIHFLILDNREEVNDYLHEIYFLPDHPELKDIHTVLQDYKKLTASSSDLAAALQLSMRAVQHENVDVRIHALTSLRDMMHSKQEWLLRQVCASEAVEPVISNLVSVLLKGCQDSSPEARLLCGECLGELGAVDPGRLDLSHTHTHGDGNTFVSGVDDANFAHDLLTELTRTFLAYADDVRAQDSAAYAIQELLSIFECREGRADSAGRRLWRRFPEQIQEILEPHLNSRYKSSQKQVNWSKLKKPVYLSNRGSRFSDWSATWAGYLISKVRHELASKVFSCCSFIIKHDYKVTIYLLPHILLYMLLGCTPSEQQEVTEEMLAVLTEGDGRGRVCVQETASSLSQLSIQTVFSMLSHLTQWSRHILYSKSKHNESGDYQRVVAFLKGIPQDLLAKASLRSKAYTRALMHFEAYILENKENIQDHLTFLQTLYAAMHEPDGVRGVNALRREAPSLREQILEHESIGLLRDATACYDRAIQLESDQIGHYHGVMTSMLGLGQLSTVITQVNGVLANKHQWKSELNTYRVEAAWKLGKWDLLEDYLSSDSQSNTWGVRLGQLLLSAKKQDGEAFYEKLKLVRKEQVVPLSAASYECGTYQRGYEYIVRLHMLSELEHTFTELQKQKERSAPSLSQLPPHWSDRLEMTQNSFRAKEPVLALRRALLSLGSQSVCQELVEECWLQSARVARKAGHHQTAFNALLNAENTHPAELVTEKAKWLWSKGDVHQALIVLQKGVAQCFPDDQPLTDPRSLQTKGKAMLLVGRFMEETANFESNAIMKTYKDVTNLLPEWEDGNFYLAKYYDKVMPMVTDNKLEKQGNLIRYIVTYFGKALQYGNQYIYQAMPRMLSLWLDFGAKVCECEKAGRADRQMRQELGKINTAVSEHCANLAPYQFLTAFSQLISRVCHSSDEVFTVLMTIVAKVFLAYPQQAMWLMTAVSKSSYPMRMNRCNQILKKAISLKQSLEKFIGDANRLTDKLLELCNKPVDGNSTTLSMSIHFKQLKRLVEEPTFSQILIPLQSVLIPTLPSTGGANTQHDAFPGHWAYLDGFEDTVEILASLQKPKKISLKGSDGRSYTMMCKPKDDLRKDCRLMEFNCLINKCLRKDAESRRRELHIRTYAVIPLNEECGIIEWVNNTAGLRHILTKLYKERGIYLSGKELRKLILPKTAPFEEKLRIHKEVLCARHLPVFHEWFLRTFPDPTSWYSSRSAYCRSTAVMSMVGYILGLGDRHGENILFDSFTGECVHVDFNCLFNKGETFDVPEVVPFRLTQNMVHAMGPMGTEGLFRQACEVTLRLMRDQREPLMSVLKTFLHDPLVEWSKQAKGLSKAHANETGEIVNEKAKTHVCDIEQRLQGVIKSRNKVLGLPLSIEGHVHYLIQEATDDKLLCQMYLGWGPYL